The following are encoded together in the Malaya genurostris strain Urasoe2022 chromosome 3, Malgen_1.1, whole genome shotgun sequence genome:
- the LOC131435715 gene encoding neprilysin-1-like, whose product MNTQITNTKTVRIRARSQELNDFGNNKNNDSMNGFVPKCNDETIESNIQFLKSTENDEKGYSHNKNVESLPSSKKNKAIVVNFASGTMTKSTIQHQYVGNTSPHVQIWSAQYNHYRICVTVICLSTLFVGLVIGYVLSPLLGYSQSCTLRQNWENKRQICLSEECVRTASSLLAAMDRTVDPCVDFFQFACGTWNKKHVIPEDRSSISTFEVLADQQQMILKGVLEESTDINDNQATIKAKMFYKSCMDLQQIRRIGIKPLRHVLKLLGGWPVTEQQWVPPTTSVEYLLGLLRGVYSEPVLVELYVGADDKNSSRNILQIDQLVLALPSRDYYLKTSSEGDLKAYHRYMTQIAILLGGDSKRASEELQDIINFEVRLANASLPEADRHDTSAIYKKITLNQLQYIVPQINWKEYLQTTLGNVKLDENEEIVSYAMPYLIEMGRILNETDKRVIHNYAIWRFVMSIMTHMIDDYQKERVEFKKILLGIQSERHRWSQCVEWTNKKLGMAVGALFIRDNFNHDSKETALEMIHTIREAFNELLADNHWMDDETRSVAKEKADKMNERIGYPEILTNSAELDKEYINLTISKDHFLNNILKILKWEAERNMQMLRKPVDKDKWTTEPAVVNAFYNPNKNDIVFPAGILQPLFYSQHFPKSLNYGGIGVVIGHEITHGFDDKGRQFDKDGNMMQWWNNATIQAFRERTQCIIDQYSRYKINEVNLYMNGRMTQGENIADNGGLKQSFRAYRKWVKHHGPELELPSMNMTHDQLFFLNYAQIWCGSMRPEDALTKIRSSVHSPGIVRVIGPLSNSKDFAEAYNCSLGSPMNPVNKCSVW is encoded by the exons ATGAATACTCAAATAACAAACACAAAAACTGTACGAATCAGAGCTAGAAGTCAAGAGCTGAACGATTttggaaataataaaaataatgattCTATGAATGGATTTGTACCGAAGTGCAATGACGAAACAATTGAATccaatattcaatttttaaagTCAACCGAAAATGATGAGAAGGGCTATTCTCATAATAAAAACGTTGAATCCTTGCCCAGCAGTAAAAAGAATAAAGCTATTGTAGTAAATTTTGCATCTGGTACTATGACTAAAAGCACAATACAGCATCAATATGTTGGCAATACCTCACCTCACGTACAAATATGGAGTGCACAATATAATCACTACAGGATATGCGTAACAGTGATATGTCTTTCAACTTTATTCGTTGGGCTAGTAATCGGTTATGTACTTTCTCCTTTACTTGGATATTCACAAAGCTGCACACTAAGACAGAACTGGGAAAATAAGCGGCAAATTTGTCTATCAGAAGAATGTGTGAGAACAG CATCTTCATTACTCGCAGCCATGGATCGAACTGTTGATCCttgtgttgatttttttcagtttgctTGCGGAACATGGAACAAAAAACATGTGATACCAGAAGACAGAAGTTCTATAAGCACGTTTGAG GTGCTAGCAGACCAACAACAAATGATATTGAAAGGAGTTTTAGAAGAATCGACTGATATCAATGATAATCAAGCAACTATTAAAgcaaaaatgttttataaaagCTGCATGGATCTAC AGCAAATTCGCCGAATCGGTATAAAACCTTTACGCCACGTGCTCAAGCTGCTTGGCGGTTGGCCTGTAACCGAACAACAATGGGTGCCTCCCACTACTAGTGTGGAATACTTACTTGGACTGCTAAGAGGAGTCTACAGTGAACCTGTGCTGGTTGAATTATATGTTGGAGCTGATGATAAGAACTCAAGTAGGAATATTTTACAG aTTGATCAGCTTGTTCTTGCACTTCCATCACGTGATTACTATTTGAAGACAAGCAGTGAAGGTGATCTCAAAGCGTACCATCGTTACATGACACAGATTGCAATATTGCTTGGTGGTGATTCCAAAAGAGCTTCGGAAGAATTACAAGATATTATTAATTTTGAAGTACGGTTAGCGAATGCATCACTCCCAGAAGCAGACAGACACGATACCAGTGCAATCTACAAAAAAATTACGTTGAATCAACTGCAGTATATAGTACCGCAAATCAATTGGAAAGAATATTTGCAA ACGACTTTGGGAAACGTCAAACTTGATGAGAATGAAGAAATTGTTAGCTACGCGATGCCATATTTGATAGAGATGGGTCGAATACTTAATGAAACCGATAAACGAGTAATACATAATTATGCTATTTGGCGATTCGTAATGTCGATTATGACCCATATGATCGATGACTATCAAAAAGAACgagttgaatttaaaaaaattctgcttGGTATTCAATCTGAACGGCACAGATGGTCGCAGTGTGTAGAGTGGACTAACAAAAAATTAGGAATGGCTGTAGGAGCTCTATTTATTAGAGATAATTTCAATCACGACAGCAAAGAAACTGCTCTGGAAATGATACACACCATTAGAGAAGCATTTAATGAGCTTTTAGCTGATAACCATTGGATGGATGATGAAACTCGATCAGTTGCCAAAGAAAAGGCTGACAAAATGAATGAAAGAATCGGTTACCCAGAAATATTAACGAACTCTGCAGAGCTCGATAAAGAGTATATAAAT CTGACTATCTCGAAAGATCATTTTTTGAACAACATTCTGAAAATACTGAAATGGGAGGCTGAACGTAATATGCAAATGCTAAGAAAACCAGTCGATAAAGATAAATGGACCACAGAACCCGCTGTAGTAAATGCATTTTATAATCCCAACAAAAATGATATAG TATTTCCAGCAGGTATACTACAGCCACTTTTTTATAGTCAACATTTCCCAAAATCACTTAATTATGGTGGCATTGGAGTAGTAATCGGCCATGAAATTACACACGGATTTGATGACAAAGGACGCCAGTTTGACAAAGATGGGAACATGATGCAATGGTGGAATAATGCCACCATTCAAGCTTTTCGTGAGAGAACTCAGTGTATAATAGATCAGTACTCTCGTTACAAAATAAATGAAGTTAACTTATATATGAATGGAAGAATGACTCAAGGAGAAAACATAGCCGATAATGGTGGACTCAAGCAATCATTTCGG gctTATCGGAAATGGGTTAAACATCATGGGCCAGAACTCGAGCTTCCTAGCATGAACATGACCCACGACCAACTGTTTTTCTTAAATTATGCTCAGATTTGGTGCGGCTCTATGCGCCCAGAAGATGCTCTGACCAAAATACGATCATCGGTGCATTCTCCAGGTATTGTGCGTGTTATTGGTCCACTGTCCAACTCCAAAGATTTTGCAGAAGCGTATAATTGTTCGTTGGGATCGCCTATGAATCCAGTCAACAAATGCAGTGTGTGGTGA